The proteins below come from a single Miscanthus floridulus cultivar M001 chromosome 1, ASM1932011v1, whole genome shotgun sequence genomic window:
- the LOC136460673 gene encoding uncharacterized protein, producing the protein MPLHYNLQIEIFDVWGIDFMGPFQKSQDCEYILVAIDYVSKWVEALPCRADDTKHARKMFHEVIFPCIRTLRMVISDGDSHFIDKTFRAFLRELGAKHNITTLYHLQTSGNEMGKGWKNKLPDALWAYRTA; encoded by the coding sequence ATGCCCCTCCACTACAATCTTCAAATAGAAATATTTGATGTgtggggcattgacttcatggggcCATTCCAAAAGTCCCAAGATTGCGAGTACATCCTCGTCGCCATTGACTATGTGTCAAAGTGGGTGGAAGCATTACCATGCAGAGCTGATGACACCAAGCACGCCAGGAagatgttccatgaagtgatCTTCCCTTGCATTAGAACACTAAGAATGGTGATAAGCGATGGGGATTCCCACTTCATCGATAAAACCTTTAGAGCCTTCCTAAGGGAGCTTGGGGCCAAGCACAACATCACCACCCTGTATCATCTGCAAACTAGTGGCAATGAAATGGGCAAGGGGTGGAAGAATAAGCTTCCTGATGCACTCTGGGCATACAGGACAGCCTAG